A region of Silurus meridionalis isolate SWU-2019-XX chromosome 13, ASM1480568v1, whole genome shotgun sequence DNA encodes the following proteins:
- the ighmbp2 gene encoding DNA-binding protein SMUBP-2, which translates to MEVESFVSRTLELLQEERGAEIEETRAWQENLSLKNLQQKGVCLLKLQIGSQRTGMHGRLLVSFEPRKSVGPSVLPSHGFGPGDIVGLYESEACSQPNQLCSGVVTRVTQASITVAFDEKHDSLNLESDGLYNIMKLANDVTYKRLTHALNCLNGYRNGPAAHLISVLFGYSEPGTLSQGVNALEWFNTGLDTSQKEAVSFALSQKDVAIIHGPPGTGKTTTVVEVILQAVKQGQKVLCSAPSNVAVDNLVERLAKCKAKVLRLGHPARLLESIQKHSLDAVLAQSDNKNIIADVRKDMDKAFSQIKKVRDKGQKSSLRREISELRKELRSREAMAITQILKRASVILATNTGASDDGPLKYLPSEHFDLVVIDECAQALESSCWIALLKARKCILAGDYKQLPPTIKSQNAAAKGLSVSLMERLIQKYGDSVVRMLTTQYRMNSAIMQWASEQMYKGKLTAHPSVEKHLLRDLAGVAHVQETSMPLLLVDTAGCGLNEMEDTDEQSKGNQGEVDIVALHVKTLTEAGVQAKDIAVIAPYNLQVDLLRQKLSNEYPDLEIKSVDGFQGREKEAVLLSLVRSNRKGEVGFLAEDRRINVAVTRARRQLVVVCDSQTVRNHAFLKSLVDYMSEHGEVRTAFEYLDDLVPENYPHDVKDEQNKIKASSAKTKARNQQGKRGETKHKKVSESRNKGNGQSKDDAHLLPKPKTDDQVETQIKKEEMRQQLLTFLDNQNEAELQFPSSLNAHERLLVHQLCEELELKHVSKGTGKQRHITVSKRVAEPEEGVEEESVSTRPEIQTPEEQEENESNAQPLKPALDLKSLHLERMRREQEKREAKIQSKRMETEHKDSKGPIMKKNKGKGKMKAGAVDIAAAAKADDDFEALIDAVVKAESVCGFTKCKASVLTLGQLCVYCNRQYCLSHHIPEVHGCGDKAKVQARMRISKEGVLYAGSGQKDKSMDPNKKAYLQRKLDSKLKDMASQRKSKSKEKEQ; encoded by the exons gtGACATTGTGGGTCTTTATGAATCAGAAGCATGCAGCCAGCCCAATCAGCTTTGCTCAGGGGTGGTGACCCGTGTGACACAGGCATCAATAACAGTTGCATTTGATGAAAAGCACGACAGCCTTAACCTGGAAAGTGATGGACTATACAATATTATGAAGCTTGCAAATGATGTAACTTATAAAAGATTGACTCA TGCTTTAAACTGTTTGAACGGGTACAGAAATGGTCCTGCTGCCCATCTTATTAGTGTCCTTTTTGGTTACTCCGAGCCTGGAACATTATCCCAGGGTGTAA ATGCTTTAGAGTGGTTCAATACTGGATTAGACACTTCTCAGAAGGAGGCTGTATCATTTGCACTCTCTCAGAAAGATGTTGCTATCATACACGGACCACCGGGGACGGGGAAAACCACGACCGTGGTTGAAGTTATACTACAGGCTGTAAAACAAGGCCAAAAG GTTTTGTGCTCTGCTCCATCCAACGTGGCGGTGGATAATTTGGTGGAGCGCCTGGCTAAGTGCAAGGCTAAGGTCCTGCGGTTGGGACATCCAGCACGCCTGCTAGAGTCGATCCAAAAACATTCACTGGATGCCGTGCTTGCACAAAGCGACAACAAGAACATCATTGCAGATGTCCGAAAAGACATGGATAAAGCCTTT AGTCAGATAAAGAAAGTGCGTGACAAAGGACAGAAAAGCAGCTTAAGGCGAGAAATATCGGAGCTCCGGAAGGAACTAAGGTCCAGGGAAGCGATGGCCATCACCCAAATCCTGAAAAGGGCCAGTGTTATTCTGGCAACCAACACTG GAGCTAGTGATGATGGTCCACTGAAGTATTTGCCAAGCGAGCACTTCGACCTGGTGGTGATAGATGAATGTGCTCAGGCTCTAGAGAGCAGCTGTTGGATTGCACTGCTGAAAGCACGCAAGTGCATCCTGGCTGGAGACTACAAGCAGCTGCCACCCACAATTAAGTCTCAGAA TGCAGCTGCTAAAGGTCTGTCTGTGAGTTTAATGGAGCGGCTGATTCAGAAATACGGAGATTCTGTAGTTCGAATGCTTACCACTCAGTACCGTATGaacagtgccatcatgcagtgGGCATCAGAGCAGATGTACAAAGGGAAACTGACTGCACACCCTTCAGTGGAGAAACATTTGTTGAG AGACCTGGCTGGTGTAGCTCATGTTCAGGAGACCAGCATGCCACTGCTTTTAGTTGACACTGCTGGCTGTGGTCTAAATGAAATGGAGGACACTGATGAGCAGTCAAAAGGCAATCAGG GTGAGGTTGACATAGTGGCACTTCATGTGAAAACGTTAACTGAGGCTGGAGTGCAGGCCAAAGACATTGCAGTCATCGCACCATATAACCTACAG GTAGATTTGCTAAGACAGAAGCTCTCAAATGAGTACCCTGACCTGGAGATCAAATCAGTTGATGGCTTTCAAGGCAGAGAAAAGGAGGCTGTGCTCCTTTCTCTGGTTAGATCTAATAGAAAAG GAGAAGTTGGATTTCTTGCGGAGGACAGGAGGATCAATGTGGCAGTGACGCGCGCCAGACGCCAGCTTGTAGTGGTATGCGATTCCCAGACTGTCCGAAATCATGCCTTTCTCAAAAGCTTGGTTGACTACATGTCTGAGCACGGGGAAGTTCGGACCGCCTTTGAGTACCTAGACGACCTTGTGCCTGAAAACTACCCCCATGACGTTAAAGACgaacagaataaaattaaagcATCTTCTGCCAAAACAAAGGCAAGAAATCAGCAAGGCAAGAGAGGTGAGACCAAGCACAAAAAAGTCTCTGAGAGCAGAAACAAAGGAAATGGTCAATCAAAGGACGATGCCCATTTGCTCCCAAAACCAAAAACGGATGATCAAGTTGAGACTCAAATTAAGAAAGAAGAGATGAGGCAGCAGTTGCTTACCTTTTTGGACAACCAAAATGAGGCAGAGCTTCAATTTCCTTCTTCACTGAATGCACATGAACGTTTACTGGTTCACCAACTCTGTGAAGAGCTGGAACTAAAGCATGTTAGCAAGGGAACAGGAAAACAGCGCCATATCACTGTTTCCAAACGAGTAGCAGAGCCAGAGGAGGGGGTGGAAGAGGAATCGGTGTCCACAAGGCCAGaaattcagactccagaggaacaagaagaaaatgaaTCTAATGCGCAACCACTAAAACCTGCTCTAGATTTAAAAAGCTTGCATTTGGAGCGTATGCGCCGGGAGCAAGAAAAACGAGAGGCGAAAATTCAGAGCAAAAGAATGGAGACTGAGCATAAAGACAGCAAAGGCCCAATCATGAAAAAGAACAAAG GAAAGGGGAAAATGAAAGCAGGGGCTGTGGACATTGCGGCAGCTGCTAAAGCTGATGATGATTTCGAGGCACTCATTGATGCTGTGGTGAaagcagaaagtgtgtgtggtttcaCAAAGTGTAAAGCCAGTGTGCTCACACTGGGACAGCTGTGTGTCTACTGTAACAGACAGTACTGCCTGAGTCACCACATACCTGAG GTCCATGGATGTGGAGACAAAGCAAAGGTGCAGGCTCGCATGAGAATAAGCAAAGAGGGAGTGCTGTACGCTGGAAGCGGGCAAAAAGACAAGTCCATGGATCCAAACAAAAAAGCATACTTGCAACGCAAACTAGACTCTAAACTCAAAGACATGGCATCCCAAAGAAAATCCAAGTCAAAGGAGAAAGAACAGTAA